A region of Streptomyces sp. NBC_00654 DNA encodes the following proteins:
- a CDS encoding MaoC family dehydratase → MTAKISYESVEVGTELPARSFPVTRATLVQYAGASGDFNPIHWNEKFAREVGLPDVIAHGMFTMAEAIRVVTDWAGDPGAVIDYGVRFTKPVVVPNDDKGALIEVSGKVAAKLDDRQVRVDLVAVCDGKKVLGMSRAVVRLA, encoded by the coding sequence ATGACGGCGAAGATCAGTTACGAGTCGGTCGAGGTGGGCACGGAGCTGCCGGCGCGGTCGTTCCCGGTGACGCGGGCGACGCTGGTGCAGTACGCGGGTGCCTCGGGCGACTTCAACCCGATCCACTGGAACGAGAAGTTCGCACGCGAGGTCGGGCTGCCGGATGTGATTGCGCACGGCATGTTCACGATGGCCGAGGCGATCCGCGTGGTCACGGACTGGGCCGGGGATCCGGGTGCGGTCATCGACTACGGGGTGCGGTTCACCAAGCCGGTCGTCGTGCCGAACGATGACAAGGGTGCGCTGATCGAGGTCAGCGGCAAGGTCGCCGCGAAGCTGGACGACCGTCAGGTGCGGGTCGATCTGGTCGCCGTGTGCGACGGCAAGAAGGTGCTCGGCATGTCCCGGGCGGTCGTCCGGCTCGCCTGA
- a CDS encoding MaoC family dehydratase N-terminal domain-containing protein has product MALDQSFVGRTYPPTPAYEVGREKIREFAEAVGDINAAYVDPEAARALGHSDVIAPPTFVFSITFKAAGVVVQDPQLGLDYSRVVHGDQKFTYVRPVRAGDRLTVTSTIEGIKSLAGNDILDIRGDVHDESGALVVTALTKLVARAAEEA; this is encoded by the coding sequence ATGGCGCTCGACCAGTCCTTCGTGGGGCGGACCTATCCGCCCACTCCGGCGTACGAGGTCGGCCGGGAGAAGATCCGCGAGTTCGCCGAGGCGGTGGGCGACATCAATGCGGCGTACGTCGATCCGGAGGCCGCACGGGCGCTCGGGCATTCCGATGTGATCGCGCCGCCCACCTTTGTCTTCTCGATCACGTTCAAGGCCGCCGGAGTGGTCGTGCAGGACCCGCAGCTGGGGCTGGACTACAGCCGCGTGGTGCACGGCGATCAGAAGTTCACGTACGTGCGCCCGGTGCGGGCGGGGGACCGGCTCACGGTCACCTCGACGATCGAGGGCATCAAGTCCCTGGCGGGCAACGACATCCTGGACATCCGGGGCGATGTGCACGACGAGTCCGGTGCGCTCGTGGTGACGGCGCTGACGAAGCTGGTGGCGCGCGCCGCCGAGGAGGCGTGA
- the rpmG gene encoding 50S ribosomal protein L33: protein MAATDVRPKITLACVECKERNYITKKNRRNNPDRLEMKKHCPRCNSHTAHRETR, encoded by the coding sequence GTGGCTGCCACCGACGTCCGCCCGAAGATCACGCTGGCCTGCGTGGAGTGCAAGGAGCGGAACTACATCACCAAGAAGAACCGGCGTAACAACCCGGACCGTCTTGAGATGAAGAAGCACTGCCCGCGCTGCAACTCGCACACCGCGCACCGCGAAACGCGCTGA